In the genome of Cryptomeria japonica chromosome 8, Sugi_1.0, whole genome shotgun sequence, one region contains:
- the LOC131054645 gene encoding uncharacterized protein LOC131054645 isoform X2 — protein sequence MEKIQHKHVDVGKLKLHVAEIGSDVLLLHGFPEIWYSWRHQMIALADAGFHAIAPDFRGYGLSDQPSQIEKGNYVDLVEDMAGLLDAFGIQNVFVVAKDFGANIAYYLCLLHPERVRGIVAMGFPYMRPAQETLQLDLLPQGYYIRHWKEPGRALADFGRFDTETVVRNIYTLFSGSEVPMAEEGKEIMDLYDPATPLPSWFTNDDLKTYSSLYEKSGFAFPVQVPYITFMSHWGRLAELTDYTIKVPVRLIMGTKDFVLKSPGMECYINSDFLKSQVSNLEVKFFPEGSHFVQEQFPEEVNKLVLGFLNQQL from the exons ATGGAGAAAATACAACACAAGCATGTTGATGTTGGGAAACTGAAATTACATGTTGCAGAGATTGGATCAG ATGTGCTGCTGCTGCATGGATTTCCTGAAATTTGGTATTCATGGCGTCATCAGATGATTGCCTTAGCAGATGCAGGATTCCATGCAATTGCTCCTGACTTCAGGGGTTATGGACTCTCTGATCAGCCTTCCCAAATAGAGAAAGGCAACTATGTAGACCTGGTGGAGGACATGGCCGGCCTTCTTGATGCCTTTGGCATTCAGAAC GTATTTGTTGTGGCCAAGGATTTTGGAGCAAACATTGCATATTATCTGTGTCTCCTGCACCCTGAGAGAGTGAGAGGCATTGTTGCAATGGGATTCCCTTATATGAGACCAGCCCAAGAAACTCTTCAATTAGATTTGTTACCACAAGGGTATTATATAAGACATTGGAAG GAGCCCGGAAGAGCCTTGGCAGACTTTGGGCGTTTTGATACAGAAACAGTGGTAAGGAATATATATACCCTTTTCTCTGGAAGTGAAGTGCCAATGGCAGAAGAGGGTAAAGAGATCATGGACCTCTATGATCCTGCAACTCCTCTGCCATCTTGGTTTACTAACGATGACCTGAAAACATACTCAAGCCTGTATGAGAAATCAGGATTTGCTTTCCCTGTGCAAGTTCCATATATTACTTTTATGAG CCACTGGGGAAGATTGGCGGAGTTGACTGATTATACCATTAAAGTTCCAGTACGTCTGATTATGGGTACCAAAGATTTTGTACTGAAATCCCCAGGAATGGAGTGTTATATCAATAGTGATTTCTTGAAATCTCAAGTGTCCAATCTGGAGGTCAAGTTTTTCCCGGAAGGGAGCCATTTTGTTCAAGAGCAATTCCCTGAGGAGGTGAATAAGCTTGTTCTTGGCTTCCTCAACCAGCAGCTGTAA
- the LOC131054645 gene encoding uncharacterized protein LOC131054645 isoform X1, with the protein MEKIQHKHVDVGKLKLHVAEIGSGPDVLLLHGFPEIWYSWRHQMIALADAGFHAIAPDFRGYGLSDQPSQIEKGNYVDLVEDMAGLLDAFGIQNVFVVAKDFGANIAYYLCLLHPERVRGIVAMGFPYMRPAQETLQLDLLPQGYYIRHWKEPGRALADFGRFDTETVVRNIYTLFSGSEVPMAEEGKEIMDLYDPATPLPSWFTNDDLKTYSSLYEKSGFAFPVQVPYITFMSHWGRLAELTDYTIKVPVRLIMGTKDFVLKSPGMECYINSDFLKSQVSNLEVKFFPEGSHFVQEQFPEEVNKLVLGFLNQQL; encoded by the exons ATGGAGAAAATACAACACAAGCATGTTGATGTTGGGAAACTGAAATTACATGTTGCAGAGATTGGATCAG GTCCAGATGTGCTGCTGCTGCATGGATTTCCTGAAATTTGGTATTCATGGCGTCATCAGATGATTGCCTTAGCAGATGCAGGATTCCATGCAATTGCTCCTGACTTCAGGGGTTATGGACTCTCTGATCAGCCTTCCCAAATAGAGAAAGGCAACTATGTAGACCTGGTGGAGGACATGGCCGGCCTTCTTGATGCCTTTGGCATTCAGAAC GTATTTGTTGTGGCCAAGGATTTTGGAGCAAACATTGCATATTATCTGTGTCTCCTGCACCCTGAGAGAGTGAGAGGCATTGTTGCAATGGGATTCCCTTATATGAGACCAGCCCAAGAAACTCTTCAATTAGATTTGTTACCACAAGGGTATTATATAAGACATTGGAAG GAGCCCGGAAGAGCCTTGGCAGACTTTGGGCGTTTTGATACAGAAACAGTGGTAAGGAATATATATACCCTTTTCTCTGGAAGTGAAGTGCCAATGGCAGAAGAGGGTAAAGAGATCATGGACCTCTATGATCCTGCAACTCCTCTGCCATCTTGGTTTACTAACGATGACCTGAAAACATACTCAAGCCTGTATGAGAAATCAGGATTTGCTTTCCCTGTGCAAGTTCCATATATTACTTTTATGAG CCACTGGGGAAGATTGGCGGAGTTGACTGATTATACCATTAAAGTTCCAGTACGTCTGATTATGGGTACCAAAGATTTTGTACTGAAATCCCCAGGAATGGAGTGTTATATCAATAGTGATTTCTTGAAATCTCAAGTGTCCAATCTGGAGGTCAAGTTTTTCCCGGAAGGGAGCCATTTTGTTCAAGAGCAATTCCCTGAGGAGGTGAATAAGCTTGTTCTTGGCTTCCTCAACCAGCAGCTGTAA